From Anoplopoma fimbria isolate UVic2021 breed Golden Eagle Sablefish chromosome 11, Afim_UVic_2022, whole genome shotgun sequence, one genomic window encodes:
- the LOC129098278 gene encoding ectonucleotide pyrophosphatase/phosphodiesterase family member 7-like: MLWTAGLCLLWAWSILGAPVNVQRQKVLLISFDGFRWDYDRNVDTPNLDKMAEDGVKALYVTPPYLTLTSPTHFTLLTGRYIENHGVIHNMWFNTTSTEKKPYYQTQFVNEWWNNGSLPIWITAQRQGLKAGSLHFPGTASSYQGQFAMVREVEPVLYNYKNETAWRENINKVMGWLRDQDLDFVSLYFGEPDGTGHRYGPDSPELREMVKQVDRTVGYIRDMSALHELTDRLNIIVTSDHGMGTVYRNGLVEEITLSKIPGFSFTDLSFHLVDFGPSGMLLPKPGKLEKVYSALKGAHPHLHVFKKEDMPKRLHFANNDRILPIILWADAGYVINGYFPVQFNKGEHGFDNEDMDMKTFFRAVGPAFHKNLEVGPFETVNIYPLMCHILGIQPEVNDGHLNATKHMLVTSATKQGEDGHFLQNVFIGLAAVAGFLVAVFIVMTSHKIIQKKRKNER, from the exons ATGCTGTGGACCGCGGGTCTCTGCCTCCTCTGGGCCTGGTCCATCCTCGGAGCTCCGGTGAACGTGCAGAGACAGAAGGTGCTGCTGATCTCCTTCGACGGATTCCGGTGGGATTACGACCGCAACGTGGACACGCCAAACCTGGACAAGATGGCCGAGGATGGAGTCAAAGCTCTGTATGTCACACCTCCTTACCTCACTCTCACCAGCCCTACACACTTCACCCTCTTGACAG GCCGCTACATTGAGAACCACGGGGTAATCCACAACATGTGGTTCAACACAACCAGCACGGAGAAGAAGCCCTACTATCAGACCCAGTTTGTGAACGAGTGGTGGAACAATGGCAGTCTGCCGATCTGGATCACCGcgcagagacag GGCCTAAAAGCTGGCTCGCTTCACTTTCCTGGCACGGCTTCCAGTTACCAGGGACAGTTTGCTATGGTGCGGGAAGTGGAGCCGGTGCTGTACAACTACAAGAACGAGACCGCTTGGCGAGAGAACATAAACAAGGTGATGGGCTGGCTCAGGGACCAGGATCTGGACTTTGTGTCCCTGTACTTCGGCGAGCCGGACGGCACAGGCCACAGATACGGGCCCGACTCACCGGAGCTCCGGGAGATGGTCAAGCAAGTGGACCGGACGGTGGGCTACATTCGAGACATGTCCGCGCTACACGAGCTGACCGACCGCCTGAACATCATCGTCACATCGGACCACGGCATGGGCACGGTGTACCGGAACGGTCTGGTGGAAGAGATCACGCTGTCCAAGATCCCGGGCTTCTCCTTCACGGACTTGTCTTTTCACCTGGTGGACTTTGGCCCCTCTGGGATGTTGTTGCCGAAGCCGGGCAAGCTGGAGAAGGTTTACAGTGCCTTGAAGGGGGCTCATCCGCACCTCCATGTGTTCAAGAAGGAGGATATGCCGAAGCGCCTCCACTTCGCCAACAATGATCGTATCCTCCCCATCATTTTATGGGCCGACGCTGGATATGTGATCAACGGG TATTTCCCCGTTCAGTTCAACAAAGGTGAGCACGGCTTTGACAATGAAGATATGGATATGAAGACCTTCTTTAGGGCGGTGGGACCGGCGTTTCACAAGAACCTGGAGGTGGGGCCCTTCGAGACGGTGAACATCTACCCCTTGATGTGTCACATCCTGGGTATACAGCCGGAGGTCAACGACGGCCACCTGAATGCCACCAAACACATGCTGGTTACTAGCGCTACGAAGCAGG GTGAAGATGGGCATTTCCTGCAAAATGTCTTCATTGGATTGGCTGCAGTGGCTGGCTTTCTTGTTGCAGTTTTTATAGTGATGACATCCCACAAAATAATTCAGAAAAAACGCAAGAATGAAAG